CCAAGATCCTCCTGCTCTCCGGATCGCAGGGCAACGAGGTCGGCCGCGACCGGCGCCTCGGCGTGTTCCGCGGCCTGATCGAGGGCCAGCTGGTCAACGAGGGCAAGGGCGGCTTCGAGGTGCTCGGCCAGGGCTGGGGCGGCTGGTCGAACGAAGGCGGCCTGAAGGCGGCCGAGGACCTGCTCCAGGCCCATCCCGACGCCAATGTCGTGCTCGGCGAGAACGATTCGATGGTGCTCGGCGCCATCAAGGCGCTGCAGGCCGCCGGCAAGAGCGACGTGCTCGTCCTTGCCGCCGCCGACGGCCAGAAGGAGGCCCTCGCCCTGATCAAGGAGGGCAAGTACGGCGCCACCGGCCTCAACGACCCCGACCTCGTCGCCCGCACCGCCGTGGATATCGGCCTCAAGGCGCTGAAGGGCGAGCTGCCCGCCGACTTCCCCAAGCTGGAGCTGACCACGCCCGCCGTGATCACTCAGGACAATGTCGACAAGTTCTACCGCAAGGACGCGGTGTTCTGAGGGCATAGCGCTCCGGAGCATTGATCCGGACGCAACGCCGACCATTTCCCCTCCCCCTTGTGGGGAGGGGTTAGGGGCGGGGGTCCATCAGGATAGGGCCCTGCGCTCGTTGCAATGCGCCCTTTGTCAACCGGATCACCCCATCCTGCACGACCCCCACCCTTTATCCCTCCCCGCAAGGGGGAGGGAAGGCGCAGGCGTCGAGCGTATTCTGCGCCGATCCATCTCGCCCACCCGGGAGCATCATGACGGACCTTGCCAGGCTGACGGCGATCACCAAGTCCTTCGGCGGGGTGCACGCGCTGAAGGGCGTGGACTTCGACGTGCGCGGCGGCGAGGTGCATGCGCTGCTGGGCGAGAACGGGGCCGGCAAGTCGACGCTGATGCGGGTGCTGGGC
The sequence above is drawn from the Labrys wisconsinensis genome and encodes:
- a CDS encoding substrate-binding domain-containing protein, which produces MTKALPACALAAALMAGTFGMAAAADCKVGVAMYTLSAPYFAAQEAAAADQAKKAGCEVSTADGQNDMGKQISDVEDMVAKGVNLLILNPRDPEGLVAAANAATAAGVKVVVMDSSINTKANVITQVRSSNDQNGFLVGQWLAKKMQGKPAKILLLSGSQGNEVGRDRRLGVFRGLIEGQLVNEGKGGFEVLGQGWGGWSNEGGLKAAEDLLQAHPDANVVLGENDSMVLGAIKALQAAGKSDVLVLAAADGQKEALALIKEGKYGATGLNDPDLVARTAVDIGLKALKGELPADFPKLELTTPAVITQDNVDKFYRKDAVF